A window of Lagenorhynchus albirostris chromosome 11, mLagAlb1.1, whole genome shotgun sequence contains these coding sequences:
- the KIF5A gene encoding kinesin heavy chain isoform X1 produces MAETNNECSIKVLCRFRPLNQAEILRGDKFIPIFQGDDSVVIGGKPYIFDRVFPPNTTQEQVYHACAMQIVKDVLAGYNGTIFAYGQTSSGKTHTMEGKLHDPQLMGIIPRIAQDIFNHIYSMDENLEFHIKVSYFEIYLDKIRDLLDVTKTNLSVHEDKNRVPFVKGCTERFVSSPEEILDVIDEGKSNRHVAVTNMNEHSSRSHSIFLINIKQENMETEQKLSGKLYLVDLAGSEKVSKTGAEGAVLDEAKNINKSLSALGNVISALAEGTKSYVPYRDSKMTRILQDSLGGNCRTTMFICCSPSNYNDAETKSTLMFGQRAKTIKNTASVNLELTAEQWKKKYEKEKEKTKAQKETIAKLETELSRWRSGEDVPETERLAGEDAALGAELCEETPVNDNSSIVVRIAPEERQKYEEEIRRLYKQLDDKDDEINQQSQLIEKLKQQMLDQEELLVSTRGDNEKVQQELSHLQSENDAAKDEVKEVLQALEELAMNYDQKSQEVEEKSQQNQLLVDELSQKVATMLSLESELQRLQEVSGHQRKRIAEVLNGLMKDLSEFSVIVGNGEIKLPVEISGAIEEEFTVARLYISKIKSEVKSVVKRCRQLENLQVECHRKMEVTGRELSSCQLLISQHEAKIRSLTEYMQSVELKKRHLEESYDSLSDELAKLQAQETVHEVALKDKEPDTQDSEDVKKALELQMDSHREAHHRQLARLRDEINEKQKTIDELKDLNQKLQLELEKLQADYEKLKNEEHEKSTKLQELTFLYERHEQSKQDLKGLEETVARELQTLHNLRKLFVQDVTTRVKKSAEMEPEDSGGIHSQKQKISFLENNLEQLTKVHKQLVRDNADLRCELPKLEKRLRATAERVKALEGALKEAKEGAMKDKRRYQQEVDRIKEAVRYKSSSKRGHSAQIAKPVRPGHYPASSPTNAYGTRSPECISYTNSLFQNYQNLYLQAAPSSTSDMYFANSCTSSGATSSGAPLASYQKANMDNGNATDINDNRSDLPCGYEAEDQAKLFPLHQETAAS; encoded by the exons ATGGCCGAGACCAACAACGAATGTAGCATCAAGGTGCTCTGCCGATTTCGGCCCCTAAACCAGGCCGAGATTCTGCGGGGGGACAAGTTCATCCCCATTTTCCAAGGGGACGACAGCGTCGTTATTGGG GGGAAGCCATATATCTTCGACCGTGTATTCCCTCCAAACACGACTCAGGAGCAAGTTTACCATGCGTGTGCCATGCAGATTGTCAAAG ATGTCCTTGCTGGCTACAATGGCACCATTTTTGCTTATGGACAGACATCCTCAGGGAAGACACATACTATGGAG GGAAAGCTGCACGACCCTCAGCTGATGGGAATCATTCCTCGAATTGCCCAAGACATCTTCAACCACATCTACTCCATGGATGAGAACCTTGAGTTCCACATCAAG GTTTCCTACTTTGAGATTTACCTGGACAAAATCCGCGACCTTCTGGATG TGACCAAGACAAATCTGTCTGTGCACGAGGACAAGAACCGAGTGCCGTTTGTCAAG GGTTGTACTGAGCGCTTTGTGTCCAGCCCAGAAGAAATTTTAGATGTGATTGATGAAGGGAAATCAAATCGTCATGTGGCTGTCACCA ACATGAATGAACACAGCTCTCGAAGCCATAGCATCTTCCTCATCAACATCAAGCAGGAGAACATGGAGACCGAGCAGAAGCTCAGTGGGAAGCTGTATCTAGTGGACCTGGCAGGGAGCGAGAAG GTCAGCAAGACTGGAGCAGAGGGAGCCGTGCTGGACGAGGCCAAGAATATCAACAAGTCCCTGTCAGCTCTGGGGAACGTGATCTCTGCGCTGGCTGAGGGCACA aAAAGCTACGTTCCATATCGTGACAGCAAAATGACACGGATTCTCCAGGACTCCTTGGGAGGAAACTGCCGGACAACCATGTTCATCTGCTGCTCACCGTCCAACTACAATGATGCGGAGACCAAGTCCACCCTGATGTTTGGACAGCG GGCAAAGACCATTAAGAACACTGCCTCCGTGAATCTGGAGTTGACTGCCGAGCAGTGGAAGAAGAAAtatgagaaggagaaggagaagacaaAGGCTCAGAAGGAGACGATTGCAAAGCTGGAGACAGAGCTGagccggtggcgcagtg GAGAGGACGTGCCAGAGACGGAGCGCCTGGCTGGGGAGGATGCTGCCCTGGGAGCTGAGCTCTGTGAGGAAACGCCCGTGAACGACAACTCATCCATCGTGGTGCGCATCGCGCCTGAGGAGCGGCAGAAGTACGAGGAGGAGATCCGCCGCCTCTACAAGCAGCTTGATGACAAG GATGATGAGATCAACCAGCAGAGCCAACTCATAGAGAAGCTCAAGCAGCAGATGCTGGACCAGGAAGAG CTGCTGGTGTCCACTCGAGGAGACAATGAGAAGGTCCAGCAGGAGCTGAGCCACCTGCAGTCGGAGAACGACGCCGCGAAGGACGAGGTGAAGGAGGTGCTGCAGGCACTGGAGGAGCTGGCCATGAACTACGACCAAAAGTCccaggaggtggaggagaagaGCCAACAGAACCAGCTTCTGGTGGATGAGCTGTCTCAGAAGGTG GCCACCATGCTGTCCCTGGAGTCTGAGTTGCAGCGGCTACAGGAGGTCAGTGGACACCAGCGAAAACGAATTGCTGAGGTGCTGAACGGGCTGATGAAGGACCTGAGTGAGTTCAGTGTCATCGTGGGCAACGGGGAGATCAAGCTG CCGGTGGAGATCAGCGGGGCCATCGAGGAGGAGTTCACTGTGGCCCGACTCTACATCAGCAAAATCAAATCCGAAGTCAAGTCTGTGGTTAAACGGTGCCGGCAGCTGGAGAACCTCCAGGTCGAATGTCACCGCAAGATGGAAGTGACTGGGCGGGAGCTCTCATCCTGCCAGCTTCTCATCTCCCAG CATGAGGCCAAGATCCGCTCCCTGACGGAATACATGCAGAGCGTGGAGCTCAAGAAGCGGCACCTGGAAGAGTCCTATGACTCCCTGAGTGATGAGCTGGCCAAGCTCCAAGCCCAGG aAACTGTGCATGAAGTGGCCCTGAAGGATAAGGAGCCAGACACACAGGACTCAGAAGATGTGAAG AAGGCCCTGGAGCTGCAGATGGACAGCCACCGGGAGGCCCATCACCGGCAGCTGGCCCGGCTCCGGGACGAGATCAATGAGAAGCAGAAGACCATTGACGAGCTCAAAGA CCTGAATCAGAAGCTCCAGTTAGAGCTGGAGAAGCTTCAGGCTGACTATGAGAAGCTGAAGAATGAAGAACATGAGAAAAGCACCAAACTCCAGGAGCTGAC aTTTCTGTATGAGCGACACGAGCAGTCCAAGCAGGACCTCAAGGGTCTGGAGGAGACAGTT GCCCGGGAACTCCAGACCCTCCACAACCTTCGCAAGCTGTTCGTTCAAGACGTCACGACTCGAGTCAAGAAA AGTGCAGAAATGGAGCCCGAGGACAGTGGGGGGATTCACTCCCAAAAGCAGAAGATTTCCTTTCTTGAGAACAACCTGGAACAGCTTACAAAGGTTCACAAACAG CTGGTACGTGACAATGCAGATCTGCGTTGTGAGCTTCCTAAGTTGGAAAAACGACTTAGGGCTACGGCTGAGAGAGTTAAGGCCCTGGAGGGTGCACTGAAGGAGGCCAAGGAGGGCGCCATGAAGGACAAGCGCCGGTACCAGCAGGAGGTGGACCGCATCAAGGAGGCCGTTCGGTACAAGAGCTCCAGCAAACGGGGCCATTCTGCCCAGATTG CCAAACCCGTCCGGCCTGGCCACTACCCAGCATCTTC
- the DCTN2 gene encoding dynactin subunit 2 isoform X6, producing MADPKYADLPGIARNEPDVYETSDLPEDDQAEFDAEELTSTSVEHIIVNPNAAYDKFKDKRVGTKGLDFSDRIGKTKRTGYESGEYEMLGEGLGVKETPQQKYQRLLHEVQELTAEVEKIKTTVKESATEEKLTPVVLAKQLAALKQQLVASHLEKLLGPDAAINLTDPDGALAKRLLLQLEATKNSKGTGSGGKTTSGTPPDSSLVTYELHSRPEQDKFSQAAKVAELEKRLAELEAAVRCDQDAQNPLSAGLQGACLMETVELLQAKVSALDLAVLDQVEARLQSVLGKVNEIAKHKASVEDADAQSKVHQLYETIQRWSPLASTLPELVQRLVTIRQLHEQAVQFGQLMTHLDTTQQMIACSLKDSATLLTQVQTTMRDNLSTVERNFANIDERMKKLGK from the exons ATGGCGGACCCTAAATACGCCGATCTTCCCGGCATT GCCAGGAACGAGCCAGATGTTTATGAAACCAGCGACCTGCCTGAGGATGATCAAGCGGAGTTTGATGCG GAGGAGCTGACGAGTACAAGTGTGGAGCACATCATTGTCAATCCCAATGCTGCCTATGACAAGTTCAAAGACAAGAGAGTGGGAACAAAGGGACTTG ATTTCTCAGATCGAATTGGAAAAACCAAAAGAACGGGATATGAATCTGGAGAATACGAGATg CTTGGAGAGGGTCTGGGAGTGAAGGAGACACCCCAGCAAAAGTACCAGAGACTGCTGCATGAGGTCCAAGAGCTGACGGCTGAAGTTGAGAAAATCAAG ACGACAGTGAAGGAGTCAGCCACTGAGGAGAAGCTGACCCCCGTGGTGCTGGCCAAACAGCTGGCAGCCCTGAAGCAGCAGCTGGTTGCTTCCCATCTGGAGAAGCTGCTGGGACCAGATGCCGCAATCAACCTTACTGACCCCGATGGAGCTCTGGCTAA GCGCCTACTGCTGCAGCTGGAAGCAACAAAGAACAGCAAAGGGACTGGTTCAGGGGGAAAGACCACTAGTGGGACACCCCCAGATAGCAGCCTTGTCACTTATGAACTACATTCTCGGCCTGAGCAGGACAAGTTCTCTCAAGCTGCcaaa GTGGCAGAACTGGAGAAGCGCCTGGCGGAGCTGGAAGCAGCTGTACGCTGTGATCAGGATGCTCAG AATCCCCTTTCTGCAGGTCTGCAGGGAGCCTGCCTTATG GAGACTGTAGAGCTGTTGCAAGCAAAGGTGAGCGCCCTGGACCTTGCAGTTCTGGACCAAGTGGAGGCTCGGCTACAG AGCGTCCTGGGAAAAGTGAATGAGATTGCCAAGCATAAAGCTTCTGTAGAGGATGCAGATGCACAAAGCAAG GTGCACCAGCTGTATGAAACCATACAGCGCTGGAGCCCCCTCGCCTCCACCCTTCCTGAGCTGGTGCAGAGACTTGTCACCATCAGGCAGCTGCATGAACAAG CCGTGCAGTTTGGTCAGCTTATGACACACTTGGATACGACACAGCAGATGATCGCTTGTTCCCTCAAGGACAGCGCCACCCTCTTGACCCAG GTGCAGACAACGATGCGTGATAACCTGTCCACAGTTGAGCGGAACTTTGCCAACATTGATGAACGGATGAAGAAACTGGGAAAGTGA
- the DCTN2 gene encoding dynactin subunit 2 isoform X5 — translation MADPKYADLPGIARNEPDVYETSDLPEDDQAEFDAEELTSTSVEHIIVNPNAAYDKFKDKRVGTKGLDFSDRIGKTKRTGYESGEYEMVCCLGEGLGVKETPQQKYQRLLHEVQELTAEVEKIKTTVKESATEEKLTPVVLAKQLAALKQQLVASHLEKLLGPDAAINLTDPDGALAKRLLLQLEATKNSKGTGSGGKTTSGTPPDSSLVTYELHSRPEQDKFSQAAKVAELEKRLAELEAAVRCDQDAQNPLSAGLQGACLMETVELLQAKVSALDLAVLDQVEARLQSVLGKVNEIAKHKASVEDADAQSKVHQLYETIQRWSPLASTLPELVQRLVTIRQLHEQAVQFGQLMTHLDTTQQMIACSLKDSATLLTQVQTTMRDNLSTVERNFANIDERMKKLGKPRG, via the exons ATGGCGGACCCTAAATACGCCGATCTTCCCGGCATT GCCAGGAACGAGCCAGATGTTTATGAAACCAGCGACCTGCCTGAGGATGATCAAGCGGAGTTTGATGCG GAGGAGCTGACGAGTACAAGTGTGGAGCACATCATTGTCAATCCCAATGCTGCCTATGACAAGTTCAAAGACAAGAGAGTGGGAACAAAGGGACTTG ATTTCTCAGATCGAATTGGAAAAACCAAAAGAACGGGATATGAATCTGGAGAATACGAGATggtttgttgt CTTGGAGAGGGTCTGGGAGTGAAGGAGACACCCCAGCAAAAGTACCAGAGACTGCTGCATGAGGTCCAAGAGCTGACGGCTGAAGTTGAGAAAATCAAG ACGACAGTGAAGGAGTCAGCCACTGAGGAGAAGCTGACCCCCGTGGTGCTGGCCAAACAGCTGGCAGCCCTGAAGCAGCAGCTGGTTGCTTCCCATCTGGAGAAGCTGCTGGGACCAGATGCCGCAATCAACCTTACTGACCCCGATGGAGCTCTGGCTAA GCGCCTACTGCTGCAGCTGGAAGCAACAAAGAACAGCAAAGGGACTGGTTCAGGGGGAAAGACCACTAGTGGGACACCCCCAGATAGCAGCCTTGTCACTTATGAACTACATTCTCGGCCTGAGCAGGACAAGTTCTCTCAAGCTGCcaaa GTGGCAGAACTGGAGAAGCGCCTGGCGGAGCTGGAAGCAGCTGTACGCTGTGATCAGGATGCTCAG AATCCCCTTTCTGCAGGTCTGCAGGGAGCCTGCCTTATG GAGACTGTAGAGCTGTTGCAAGCAAAGGTGAGCGCCCTGGACCTTGCAGTTCTGGACCAAGTGGAGGCTCGGCTACAG AGCGTCCTGGGAAAAGTGAATGAGATTGCCAAGCATAAAGCTTCTGTAGAGGATGCAGATGCACAAAGCAAG GTGCACCAGCTGTATGAAACCATACAGCGCTGGAGCCCCCTCGCCTCCACCCTTCCTGAGCTGGTGCAGAGACTTGTCACCATCAGGCAGCTGCATGAACAAG CCGTGCAGTTTGGTCAGCTTATGACACACTTGGATACGACACAGCAGATGATCGCTTGTTCCCTCAAGGACAGCGCCACCCTCTTGACCCAG GTGCAGACAACGATGCGTGATAACCTGTCCACAGTTGAGCGGAACTTTGCCAACATTGATGAACGGATGAAGAAACTGGGAAA GCCACGGGGATGA
- the DCTN2 gene encoding dynactin subunit 2 isoform X2 — MTLPPAHAPRSPSHWRSRCHRRAKVCCRPESPGPHPRRGSKRMPASGSPSASGCAPAAGIEELTSTSVEHIIVNPNAAYDKFKDKRVGTKGLDFSDRIGKTKRTGYESGEYEMVCCLGEGLGVKETPQQKYQRLLHEVQELTAEVEKIKTTVKESATEEKLTPVVLAKQLAALKQQLVASHLEKLLGPDAAINLTDPDGALAKRLLLQLEATKNSKGTGSGGKTTSGTPPDSSLVTYELHSRPEQDKFSQAAKVAELEKRLAELEAAVRCDQDAQNPLSAGLQGACLMETVELLQAKVSALDLAVLDQVEARLQSVLGKVNEIAKHKASVEDADAQSKVHQLYETIQRWSPLASTLPELVQRLVTIRQLHEQAVQFGQLMTHLDTTQQMIACSLKDSATLLTQVQTTMRDNLSTVERNFANIDERMKKLGK, encoded by the exons ATGACATTACCTCCAGCCCATGCCCCCAGATCTCCGAGTCACTGGCGGAGTAGGTGCCACCGGAGGGCTAAAGTATGCTGTCGACCTGAGTCTCCGGGGCCACACCCTCGGAGAGGCTCCAAGAGGATGCCAGCGTCGGGCAGCCCTTCTGCCTCAGGATGTGCTCCTGCAGCAGGAATA GAGGAGCTGACGAGTACAAGTGTGGAGCACATCATTGTCAATCCCAATGCTGCCTATGACAAGTTCAAAGACAAGAGAGTGGGAACAAAGGGACTTG ATTTCTCAGATCGAATTGGAAAAACCAAAAGAACGGGATATGAATCTGGAGAATACGAGATggtttgttgt CTTGGAGAGGGTCTGGGAGTGAAGGAGACACCCCAGCAAAAGTACCAGAGACTGCTGCATGAGGTCCAAGAGCTGACGGCTGAAGTTGAGAAAATCAAG ACGACAGTGAAGGAGTCAGCCACTGAGGAGAAGCTGACCCCCGTGGTGCTGGCCAAACAGCTGGCAGCCCTGAAGCAGCAGCTGGTTGCTTCCCATCTGGAGAAGCTGCTGGGACCAGATGCCGCAATCAACCTTACTGACCCCGATGGAGCTCTGGCTAA GCGCCTACTGCTGCAGCTGGAAGCAACAAAGAACAGCAAAGGGACTGGTTCAGGGGGAAAGACCACTAGTGGGACACCCCCAGATAGCAGCCTTGTCACTTATGAACTACATTCTCGGCCTGAGCAGGACAAGTTCTCTCAAGCTGCcaaa GTGGCAGAACTGGAGAAGCGCCTGGCGGAGCTGGAAGCAGCTGTACGCTGTGATCAGGATGCTCAG AATCCCCTTTCTGCAGGTCTGCAGGGAGCCTGCCTTATG GAGACTGTAGAGCTGTTGCAAGCAAAGGTGAGCGCCCTGGACCTTGCAGTTCTGGACCAAGTGGAGGCTCGGCTACAG AGCGTCCTGGGAAAAGTGAATGAGATTGCCAAGCATAAAGCTTCTGTAGAGGATGCAGATGCACAAAGCAAG GTGCACCAGCTGTATGAAACCATACAGCGCTGGAGCCCCCTCGCCTCCACCCTTCCTGAGCTGGTGCAGAGACTTGTCACCATCAGGCAGCTGCATGAACAAG CCGTGCAGTTTGGTCAGCTTATGACACACTTGGATACGACACAGCAGATGATCGCTTGTTCCCTCAAGGACAGCGCCACCCTCTTGACCCAG GTGCAGACAACGATGCGTGATAACCTGTCCACAGTTGAGCGGAACTTTGCCAACATTGATGAACGGATGAAGAAACTGGGAAAGTGA
- the DCTN2 gene encoding dynactin subunit 2 isoform X4, translating into MTLPPAHAPRSPSHWRSRCHRRAKVCCRPESPGPHPRRGSKRMPASGSPSASGCAPAAGIEELTSTSVEHIIVNPNAAYDKFKDKRVGTKGLDFSDRIGKTKRTGYESGEYEMLGEGLGVKETPQQKYQRLLHEVQELTAEVEKIKTTVKESATEEKLTPVVLAKQLAALKQQLVASHLEKLLGPDAAINLTDPDGALAKRLLLQLEATKNSKGTGSGGKTTSGTPPDSSLVTYELHSRPEQDKFSQAAKVAELEKRLAELEAAVRCDQDAQNPLSAGLQGACLMETVELLQAKVSALDLAVLDQVEARLQSVLGKVNEIAKHKASVEDADAQSKVHQLYETIQRWSPLASTLPELVQRLVTIRQLHEQAVQFGQLMTHLDTTQQMIACSLKDSATLLTQVQTTMRDNLSTVERNFANIDERMKKLGK; encoded by the exons ATGACATTACCTCCAGCCCATGCCCCCAGATCTCCGAGTCACTGGCGGAGTAGGTGCCACCGGAGGGCTAAAGTATGCTGTCGACCTGAGTCTCCGGGGCCACACCCTCGGAGAGGCTCCAAGAGGATGCCAGCGTCGGGCAGCCCTTCTGCCTCAGGATGTGCTCCTGCAGCAGGAATA GAGGAGCTGACGAGTACAAGTGTGGAGCACATCATTGTCAATCCCAATGCTGCCTATGACAAGTTCAAAGACAAGAGAGTGGGAACAAAGGGACTTG ATTTCTCAGATCGAATTGGAAAAACCAAAAGAACGGGATATGAATCTGGAGAATACGAGATg CTTGGAGAGGGTCTGGGAGTGAAGGAGACACCCCAGCAAAAGTACCAGAGACTGCTGCATGAGGTCCAAGAGCTGACGGCTGAAGTTGAGAAAATCAAG ACGACAGTGAAGGAGTCAGCCACTGAGGAGAAGCTGACCCCCGTGGTGCTGGCCAAACAGCTGGCAGCCCTGAAGCAGCAGCTGGTTGCTTCCCATCTGGAGAAGCTGCTGGGACCAGATGCCGCAATCAACCTTACTGACCCCGATGGAGCTCTGGCTAA GCGCCTACTGCTGCAGCTGGAAGCAACAAAGAACAGCAAAGGGACTGGTTCAGGGGGAAAGACCACTAGTGGGACACCCCCAGATAGCAGCCTTGTCACTTATGAACTACATTCTCGGCCTGAGCAGGACAAGTTCTCTCAAGCTGCcaaa GTGGCAGAACTGGAGAAGCGCCTGGCGGAGCTGGAAGCAGCTGTACGCTGTGATCAGGATGCTCAG AATCCCCTTTCTGCAGGTCTGCAGGGAGCCTGCCTTATG GAGACTGTAGAGCTGTTGCAAGCAAAGGTGAGCGCCCTGGACCTTGCAGTTCTGGACCAAGTGGAGGCTCGGCTACAG AGCGTCCTGGGAAAAGTGAATGAGATTGCCAAGCATAAAGCTTCTGTAGAGGATGCAGATGCACAAAGCAAG GTGCACCAGCTGTATGAAACCATACAGCGCTGGAGCCCCCTCGCCTCCACCCTTCCTGAGCTGGTGCAGAGACTTGTCACCATCAGGCAGCTGCATGAACAAG CCGTGCAGTTTGGTCAGCTTATGACACACTTGGATACGACACAGCAGATGATCGCTTGTTCCCTCAAGGACAGCGCCACCCTCTTGACCCAG GTGCAGACAACGATGCGTGATAACCTGTCCACAGTTGAGCGGAACTTTGCCAACATTGATGAACGGATGAAGAAACTGGGAAAGTGA
- the DCTN2 gene encoding dynactin subunit 2 isoform X1 — protein MTLPPAHAPRSPSHWRSRCHRRAKVCCRPESPGPHPRRGSKRMPASGSPSASGCAPAAGIEELTSTSVEHIIVNPNAAYDKFKDKRVGTKGLDFSDRIGKTKRTGYESGEYEMVCCLGEGLGVKETPQQKYQRLLHEVQELTAEVEKIKTTVKESATEEKLTPVVLAKQLAALKQQLVASHLEKLLGPDAAINLTDPDGALAKRLLLQLEATKNSKGTGSGGKTTSGTPPDSSLVTYELHSRPEQDKFSQAAKVAELEKRLAELEAAVRCDQDAQNPLSAGLQGACLMETVELLQAKVSALDLAVLDQVEARLQSVLGKVNEIAKHKASVEDADAQSKVHQLYETIQRWSPLASTLPELVQRLVTIRQLHEQAVQFGQLMTHLDTTQQMIACSLKDSATLLTQVQTTMRDNLSTVERNFANIDERMKKLGKPRG, from the exons ATGACATTACCTCCAGCCCATGCCCCCAGATCTCCGAGTCACTGGCGGAGTAGGTGCCACCGGAGGGCTAAAGTATGCTGTCGACCTGAGTCTCCGGGGCCACACCCTCGGAGAGGCTCCAAGAGGATGCCAGCGTCGGGCAGCCCTTCTGCCTCAGGATGTGCTCCTGCAGCAGGAATA GAGGAGCTGACGAGTACAAGTGTGGAGCACATCATTGTCAATCCCAATGCTGCCTATGACAAGTTCAAAGACAAGAGAGTGGGAACAAAGGGACTTG ATTTCTCAGATCGAATTGGAAAAACCAAAAGAACGGGATATGAATCTGGAGAATACGAGATggtttgttgt CTTGGAGAGGGTCTGGGAGTGAAGGAGACACCCCAGCAAAAGTACCAGAGACTGCTGCATGAGGTCCAAGAGCTGACGGCTGAAGTTGAGAAAATCAAG ACGACAGTGAAGGAGTCAGCCACTGAGGAGAAGCTGACCCCCGTGGTGCTGGCCAAACAGCTGGCAGCCCTGAAGCAGCAGCTGGTTGCTTCCCATCTGGAGAAGCTGCTGGGACCAGATGCCGCAATCAACCTTACTGACCCCGATGGAGCTCTGGCTAA GCGCCTACTGCTGCAGCTGGAAGCAACAAAGAACAGCAAAGGGACTGGTTCAGGGGGAAAGACCACTAGTGGGACACCCCCAGATAGCAGCCTTGTCACTTATGAACTACATTCTCGGCCTGAGCAGGACAAGTTCTCTCAAGCTGCcaaa GTGGCAGAACTGGAGAAGCGCCTGGCGGAGCTGGAAGCAGCTGTACGCTGTGATCAGGATGCTCAG AATCCCCTTTCTGCAGGTCTGCAGGGAGCCTGCCTTATG GAGACTGTAGAGCTGTTGCAAGCAAAGGTGAGCGCCCTGGACCTTGCAGTTCTGGACCAAGTGGAGGCTCGGCTACAG AGCGTCCTGGGAAAAGTGAATGAGATTGCCAAGCATAAAGCTTCTGTAGAGGATGCAGATGCACAAAGCAAG GTGCACCAGCTGTATGAAACCATACAGCGCTGGAGCCCCCTCGCCTCCACCCTTCCTGAGCTGGTGCAGAGACTTGTCACCATCAGGCAGCTGCATGAACAAG CCGTGCAGTTTGGTCAGCTTATGACACACTTGGATACGACACAGCAGATGATCGCTTGTTCCCTCAAGGACAGCGCCACCCTCTTGACCCAG GTGCAGACAACGATGCGTGATAACCTGTCCACAGTTGAGCGGAACTTTGCCAACATTGATGAACGGATGAAGAAACTGGGAAA GCCACGGGGATGA
- the DCTN2 gene encoding dynactin subunit 2 isoform X3, producing MTLPPAHAPRSPSHWRSRCHRRAKVCCRPESPGPHPRRGSKRMPASGSPSASGCAPAAGIEELTSTSVEHIIVNPNAAYDKFKDKRVGTKGLDFSDRIGKTKRTGYESGEYEMLGEGLGVKETPQQKYQRLLHEVQELTAEVEKIKTTVKESATEEKLTPVVLAKQLAALKQQLVASHLEKLLGPDAAINLTDPDGALAKRLLLQLEATKNSKGTGSGGKTTSGTPPDSSLVTYELHSRPEQDKFSQAAKVAELEKRLAELEAAVRCDQDAQNPLSAGLQGACLMETVELLQAKVSALDLAVLDQVEARLQSVLGKVNEIAKHKASVEDADAQSKVHQLYETIQRWSPLASTLPELVQRLVTIRQLHEQAVQFGQLMTHLDTTQQMIACSLKDSATLLTQVQTTMRDNLSTVERNFANIDERMKKLGKPRG from the exons ATGACATTACCTCCAGCCCATGCCCCCAGATCTCCGAGTCACTGGCGGAGTAGGTGCCACCGGAGGGCTAAAGTATGCTGTCGACCTGAGTCTCCGGGGCCACACCCTCGGAGAGGCTCCAAGAGGATGCCAGCGTCGGGCAGCCCTTCTGCCTCAGGATGTGCTCCTGCAGCAGGAATA GAGGAGCTGACGAGTACAAGTGTGGAGCACATCATTGTCAATCCCAATGCTGCCTATGACAAGTTCAAAGACAAGAGAGTGGGAACAAAGGGACTTG ATTTCTCAGATCGAATTGGAAAAACCAAAAGAACGGGATATGAATCTGGAGAATACGAGATg CTTGGAGAGGGTCTGGGAGTGAAGGAGACACCCCAGCAAAAGTACCAGAGACTGCTGCATGAGGTCCAAGAGCTGACGGCTGAAGTTGAGAAAATCAAG ACGACAGTGAAGGAGTCAGCCACTGAGGAGAAGCTGACCCCCGTGGTGCTGGCCAAACAGCTGGCAGCCCTGAAGCAGCAGCTGGTTGCTTCCCATCTGGAGAAGCTGCTGGGACCAGATGCCGCAATCAACCTTACTGACCCCGATGGAGCTCTGGCTAA GCGCCTACTGCTGCAGCTGGAAGCAACAAAGAACAGCAAAGGGACTGGTTCAGGGGGAAAGACCACTAGTGGGACACCCCCAGATAGCAGCCTTGTCACTTATGAACTACATTCTCGGCCTGAGCAGGACAAGTTCTCTCAAGCTGCcaaa GTGGCAGAACTGGAGAAGCGCCTGGCGGAGCTGGAAGCAGCTGTACGCTGTGATCAGGATGCTCAG AATCCCCTTTCTGCAGGTCTGCAGGGAGCCTGCCTTATG GAGACTGTAGAGCTGTTGCAAGCAAAGGTGAGCGCCCTGGACCTTGCAGTTCTGGACCAAGTGGAGGCTCGGCTACAG AGCGTCCTGGGAAAAGTGAATGAGATTGCCAAGCATAAAGCTTCTGTAGAGGATGCAGATGCACAAAGCAAG GTGCACCAGCTGTATGAAACCATACAGCGCTGGAGCCCCCTCGCCTCCACCCTTCCTGAGCTGGTGCAGAGACTTGTCACCATCAGGCAGCTGCATGAACAAG CCGTGCAGTTTGGTCAGCTTATGACACACTTGGATACGACACAGCAGATGATCGCTTGTTCCCTCAAGGACAGCGCCACCCTCTTGACCCAG GTGCAGACAACGATGCGTGATAACCTGTCCACAGTTGAGCGGAACTTTGCCAACATTGATGAACGGATGAAGAAACTGGGAAA GCCACGGGGATGA